A stretch of Arachis hypogaea cultivar Tifrunner chromosome 15, arahy.Tifrunner.gnm2.J5K5, whole genome shotgun sequence DNA encodes these proteins:
- the LOC140179277 gene encoding uncharacterized protein has product MAQDQNTTFKVMNQEFVKLDRFDGTNFNRWKDKMMFLLSVLNLEYVIDPKTILIANAAENSTPKEKEKIVQLKKKHDEDTFSCRGHILNTLFDRLYDLYMSIQSPLEIWKSLEEKKKLLHLGEDFTIEKLLKHICIEEETQKHDVVYLSQISKVNHIGENNTNKKKRKFSKDSKQDKKRQRECYHCHKKGHYIKECRLLKKEAPKTNLVEEKDLIAMVAEKVQNMHIGMVTEVNIATQGKLLEWRLDSGATIHVCNDRNQFKTYEEVNNREVLMGNDNSAKVYGQGIVELNFTSGKKLSLINVLHVLDLRKNFVSVSLLCKKGFKVVMKSDKVILLKNDIFVGKG; this is encoded by the exons ATGGCACAAGATCAAAACACTACGTTCAAGGTCATGAATCAAGAGTTCGTCAAATTAGATCGCTTTGATGGAACGAACTTCAACCGTTGGAAAGACAAGATGATGTTTCTTCTTTCAGTTCTCAATCTTGAATACGTGATTGACCCAAAGACTATACTAATTGCCAATGCCGCTGAAAATTCCACaccgaaagagaaagaaaagattgttcaattgaagaagaaacaTGATGAAGATACTTTTTCATGTCGAGGTCATATTCTCAATACTTTATTCGACCGACTCTATGATCTCTACATGTCAATTCAATCACCATTAGAGATTTGGAAATCTTTGGAAGAAAA GAAGAAACTTTTACATCTCGGTGAGGACTTCACAATTGAGAAATTACTAAAGCATATATGTATAGAGGAGGAAACTCAAAAACATGATGTTGTGTATCTTTCTCAAATTTCTAAAGTGAATCATATTGGTGAAAACAAcaccaataagaagaaaagaaagttctCTAAAGATTCAAAGCAAGATAAGAAGAGACAAAGAGAGTGTTATCATTGTCACAAGAAAGGACACTATATCAAAGAATGTAGACTTCTGAAAAAGGAAGCACCAAAGACCAACTTAGTGGAAGAGAAGGATCTAATTGCTATGGTTGCAGAAAAAGTACAAAACATGCATATTGGCATGGTTACAGAAGTTAACATAGCAACACAAGGAAAATTACTTGAATGGCGGTTAGATTCAGGGGCTACTATTCACGTTTGCAACGATcgcaaccaattcaaaacatatgaaGAAGTTAATAATAGAGAGGTCTTAATGGGCAATGACAACTCAGCCAAAGTTTATGGTCAAGGAATCGTGGAATTGAATTTTACAtctggaaagaaattaagtttaataaatgtaCTTCATGTTCTAGATTTGAGAAAAAATTTTGTTTCTGTTAGTCTCTTGTGTAAGAAAGGATTCAAAGTTGTAATGAAATCTGATAAAGTGATCTTGCTTAAGAATGATATATTCGTAGGAAAAGGATAA